One genomic region from Nocardioides plantarum encodes:
- a CDS encoding anti-sigma factor, whose translation MSVDIHALSGAYAVDAVDEFERAQFERHLSGCESCRAEVDSLRETAALISETSAVEPPASLRDSVLAGIQTVRPLPPVLVAASERGRSTRRRFPALVAAAAALIVVGGVGAVAIDRANDDDTTQEALSPADRVLQASDAQSATKAMAGGGKATVVRSPSLKQAVIMTEDMPDAPSLHTYELWLQRGDVMVPAGQIAGGTNTVLLKGDASAADGVGITVEVAGKQPTKPSDDVVDVIGFEQA comes from the coding sequence ATGAGCGTTGACATCCACGCACTCTCCGGCGCGTACGCCGTGGACGCGGTCGACGAGTTCGAGCGGGCCCAGTTCGAGCGTCACCTCTCCGGCTGCGAGTCCTGCCGCGCCGAGGTCGACTCCCTGCGTGAGACCGCCGCGCTGATCAGCGAGACGTCGGCGGTCGAGCCGCCTGCGTCGCTACGCGACTCGGTGCTCGCCGGCATCCAGACCGTCCGCCCCCTCCCCCCGGTCCTGGTGGCCGCGTCCGAGCGAGGGCGGTCGACCCGACGACGATTTCCGGCTCTGGTCGCAGCAGCTGCTGCACTGATCGTCGTGGGTGGTGTCGGGGCCGTCGCGATCGACCGCGCCAACGACGACGACACCACGCAGGAGGCGCTGAGCCCCGCCGACCGGGTGCTCCAGGCGTCCGACGCCCAGTCGGCCACCAAGGCGATGGCCGGGGGCGGCAAGGCGACCGTGGTGCGCTCACCCAGCCTCAAGCAGGCCGTGATCATGACCGAGGACATGCCGGACGCACCCAGCCTGCACACCTACGAGCTGTGGCTCCAGCGTGGCGACGTGATGGTCCCGGCCGGGCAGATCGCCGGCGGCACCAACACGGTGCTGCTCAAGGGCGACGCCTCCGCCGCCGACGGGGTCGGCATCACGGTCGAGGTCGCAGGCAAGCAGCCGACCAAGCCGAGCGACGACGTGGTCGACGTGATCGGTTTCGAGCAGGCGTGA
- the sigK gene encoding ECF RNA polymerase sigma factor SigK, whose protein sequence is MTRLTPEPTGTPQGVPVAPGDVLTDLLSRSARGDQQAFAELYDATSSRIFGLALRVVRDPAQAEEVVQEAFLDVWKTSSRFDPERGSALSWLMTICHRKAVDRVRSAEASTRRDTSYTQHNQTIDSDTTSDAAQASMEAQRVRSALKGLTDAQREAIELAYFGGYTHTEVAGLLDLPVGTAKTRIRDGLIRLRDKMGVPS, encoded by the coding sequence ATGACGCGTCTGACGCCGGAGCCCACCGGCACTCCTCAGGGGGTGCCGGTGGCACCGGGCGACGTCCTCACCGACCTGCTCAGCCGGTCCGCCCGGGGTGACCAGCAGGCCTTCGCCGAGCTGTACGACGCCACCTCGTCCCGCATCTTCGGCCTCGCCCTGCGCGTCGTACGCGACCCGGCCCAGGCCGAGGAGGTCGTCCAGGAGGCCTTCCTCGACGTCTGGAAGACCTCGTCACGGTTCGACCCCGAGCGGGGCAGCGCACTGTCCTGGCTGATGACCATCTGCCACCGCAAGGCGGTCGACCGGGTGCGGTCGGCCGAGGCGTCCACGCGACGCGACACCAGCTACACCCAGCACAACCAGACCATCGACTCCGACACCACGTCCGACGCCGCCCAGGCCTCCATGGAGGCCCAGCGGGTCCGCAGCGCGTTGAAGGGTCTCACCGACGCACAGCGCGAGGCGATCGAGCTCGCCTACTTCGGTGGCTACACCCACACCGAGGTGGCGGGTCTCCTCGACCTTCCCGTCGGTACCGCCAAGACAAGAATCCGAGACGGCCTGATCCGGCTGCGCGACAAGATGGGAGTGCCCTCATGA
- a CDS encoding fasciclin domain-containing protein translates to MKLQTLRRGTAAAAILTLSLGLAACGEDDDSASSDTTSDNTSESAAPSDTGSSAPAEEETSSAAAGDIDAVFGPACDQLPADGEPGSLTGMVVDPVATAAGTNPLLTSLVGAVGAVDGLAGVLNDAPAITVFAPYNDAFAEIPEADLKALTDGAAKDGVDSDLATILQHHVLPERLDPEAVVGDQTTLIGDKLTVTGDAESGMQVTDGKVTADVLCGGIPTANATVYVISKVMTNAKPA, encoded by the coding sequence ATGAAGCTCCAGACGCTCCGTCGTGGCACCGCCGCCGCCGCGATCCTGACCCTCTCCCTCGGTCTCGCCGCCTGTGGCGAGGACGACGACTCGGCCAGCTCCGACACCACCTCGGACAACACCTCGGAGAGCGCCGCCCCGTCCGACACCGGGTCCTCGGCCCCCGCCGAGGAGGAGACCTCCTCCGCCGCCGCCGGTGACATCGACGCCGTCTTCGGCCCCGCGTGCGACCAGCTCCCGGCCGACGGCGAGCCCGGCTCGCTGACCGGCATGGTCGTCGACCCGGTCGCGACGGCCGCCGGCACCAACCCGCTGCTCACCTCGCTCGTCGGCGCCGTCGGTGCCGTCGACGGTCTGGCCGGCGTCCTCAACGACGCCCCGGCGATCACCGTCTTCGCGCCCTACAACGACGCGTTCGCCGAGATCCCCGAGGCCGACCTCAAGGCCCTCACCGACGGTGCGGCCAAGGACGGCGTCGACTCCGACCTCGCCACGATCCTGCAGCACCACGTGCTGCCCGAGCGCCTGGACCCCGAGGCCGTCGTCGGCGACCAGACGACGCTCATCGGCGACAAGCTCACCGTGACCGGCGACGCCGAGTCCGGCATGCAGGTCACCGACGGCAAGGTCACCGCCGACGTGCTCTGCGGCGGCATCCCCACGGCCAACGCGACGGTCTACGTGATCTCCAAGGTCATGACCAACGCCAAGCCGGCCTGA
- a CDS encoding molybdopterin-dependent oxidoreductase, giving the protein MVSRRLYAFFGLLSTLVGVAVGHFSAALLHPDSSPVLAVGSGVIDRTPVSMKEWAIKRFESEEGFSVGPFDFGAGNYDKVVLIGSVFLGVAVLALVAGLLTRVRFALGAAMLVVLVAVAAGAVIDRPLFEVVDLVPALLTAVAGVASLWWLDRTARGLPLDPRARSTVEIAKAEGASAAATPAYDGDHDEVVIAPGAGSAGSTTTQPRPSRRGVLVAGGVLAATAAVLGGAGRWIGRLRARAEDIALPQPAAGEAAPALPADLRDKVPGISPLQVSNDDFYRVDTRLDTPVVPSDGWTLTVDGDVENEFEISFDELLDMPMVERDITLTCVSNSVGGKYVGGARWLGVPLKTLIDRAKPGSGVDQMVATDFDGMTIGTPFDLLTDGREALLAVGMNGEALPREHGFPARIVVPGLYGFISATKWVTRLTFTTYADTEAYWTERGWDTVAPIKPSARIDTPRGLATVDAGKVLVGGVAWAQNDGGVSKVQVKVDGGEWTDARTGADVNNVYWRQWYLEVELDKGRHTVAARVVDGDGDTQTDAKAQPFPGGSSGIHSLFFNVA; this is encoded by the coding sequence ATGGTGTCCCGACGTCTCTATGCCTTCTTCGGCCTCCTCTCGACCCTCGTCGGCGTGGCAGTGGGGCACTTCTCGGCGGCCCTGCTGCACCCCGACTCCTCCCCCGTCCTGGCCGTCGGCTCCGGCGTCATCGACCGCACCCCGGTGTCGATGAAGGAGTGGGCGATCAAGAGGTTCGAGTCCGAGGAGGGCTTCAGCGTCGGACCGTTCGACTTCGGTGCCGGCAACTACGACAAGGTCGTGCTGATCGGGTCGGTCTTCCTCGGGGTGGCCGTGCTCGCGCTCGTGGCGGGCCTGCTCACCCGCGTCCGGTTCGCCCTCGGGGCCGCGATGCTGGTCGTGCTGGTCGCGGTGGCCGCCGGCGCGGTGATCGACCGGCCGCTCTTCGAGGTCGTCGACCTCGTCCCGGCGCTCCTCACCGCCGTCGCCGGGGTCGCCAGCCTGTGGTGGCTCGACCGCACCGCCCGCGGCCTGCCGCTCGACCCGCGGGCCCGCTCGACCGTCGAGATCGCCAAGGCCGAGGGCGCCTCGGCGGCCGCGACGCCGGCGTACGACGGCGACCACGACGAGGTCGTCATCGCCCCCGGCGCCGGCTCGGCCGGCTCCACCACCACCCAGCCCCGCCCCAGCCGCCGCGGCGTCCTGGTCGCCGGCGGCGTGCTGGCCGCGACCGCGGCCGTGCTCGGCGGCGCCGGCAGGTGGATCGGCCGGCTGCGCGCCCGGGCCGAGGACATCGCGCTGCCGCAGCCGGCCGCCGGCGAGGCCGCCCCGGCCCTGCCGGCCGACCTGCGCGACAAGGTCCCCGGCATCTCCCCGCTCCAGGTGTCCAACGACGACTTCTACCGGGTCGACACCCGCCTCGACACCCCCGTGGTGCCCTCGGACGGCTGGACCCTCACGGTCGACGGCGACGTCGAGAACGAGTTCGAGATCAGCTTCGACGAGCTCCTCGACATGCCGATGGTCGAGCGCGACATCACCCTGACCTGCGTGTCCAACAGCGTCGGCGGCAAGTACGTCGGCGGGGCCCGCTGGCTCGGCGTACCCCTGAAGACGCTCATCGACCGGGCCAAGCCCGGCAGCGGCGTCGACCAGATGGTCGCCACCGACTTCGACGGGATGACGATCGGCACCCCGTTCGACCTGCTCACCGACGGCCGCGAGGCCCTCCTGGCGGTCGGGATGAACGGCGAGGCGCTGCCCCGCGAGCACGGCTTCCCGGCCCGGATCGTCGTCCCCGGCCTCTACGGCTTCATCAGCGCGACCAAGTGGGTCACGAGGCTGACCTTCACGACGTACGCCGACACCGAGGCCTACTGGACCGAGCGCGGCTGGGACACCGTGGCCCCGATCAAGCCGTCGGCGCGCATCGACACGCCTCGCGGCCTGGCCACCGTCGACGCCGGCAAGGTCCTCGTCGGCGGCGTGGCCTGGGCCCAGAACGACGGCGGCGTCTCCAAGGTGCAGGTCAAGGTCGACGGCGGCGAGTGGACCGACGCCCGGACCGGCGCCGACGTCAACAACGTCTACTGGCGCCAGTGGTACCTCGAGGTCGAGCTCGACAAGGGCCGCCACACGGTCGCCGCCCGGGTCGTCGACGGCGACGGCGACACCCAGACCGACGCGAAGGCGCAGCCCTTCCCCGGCGGCTCCAGCGGCATCCACTCGCTCTTCTTCAACGTCGCCTGA
- a CDS encoding enoyl-CoA hydratase-related protein produces the protein MVDDAPAPPLPSTAVTPLVHLSVEGPVATITLDSPHNRNALSRQLVTELADRLERAESDADVRVVVVTSADRVFCSGADLSEASADGMSVGTQAIVGLQRYVVGMSKPVVAVVRGPVRAGGIGIVAACDIVLTAEEATYALTEVKLGLAPAVISLTVLPRLTSRAAAYACLSGATFTGTEAVAMGLVTRAVPAADLDAAAADLCAELATGAPQGLRETKALLARDLLDRIDARADEMAALSARLFGSDAAREAMAAFLSRPKR, from the coding sequence ATGGTCGACGACGCCCCTGCGCCCCCGCTCCCGTCCACTGCTGTCACCCCGCTGGTGCACCTCTCGGTCGAGGGTCCGGTGGCCACGATCACGCTCGACTCGCCGCACAACCGCAACGCCCTCTCGCGCCAGCTGGTCACCGAGCTCGCGGACCGCCTCGAGCGCGCCGAGTCCGACGCCGACGTGCGGGTGGTCGTGGTCACCTCGGCCGACCGGGTCTTCTGCTCGGGCGCCGACCTGTCCGAGGCCTCGGCCGACGGGATGTCGGTCGGCACCCAGGCCATCGTGGGTCTCCAGCGCTACGTCGTCGGCATGTCCAAGCCGGTGGTGGCCGTGGTCCGCGGCCCCGTGCGCGCCGGTGGCATCGGCATCGTGGCGGCCTGCGACATCGTGCTGACAGCCGAGGAGGCGACCTACGCGCTGACCGAGGTCAAGCTCGGGCTCGCGCCCGCCGTCATCTCGCTGACCGTGCTGCCCCGGTTGACGTCGCGCGCGGCGGCGTACGCGTGCCTGAGCGGAGCGACCTTCACCGGCACCGAGGCCGTGGCCATGGGCCTGGTCACCCGGGCCGTGCCGGCCGCCGACCTCGACGCGGCCGCGGCCGACCTGTGCGCCGAGCTGGCCACCGGGGCGCCCCAGGGCTTGCGCGAGACCAAGGCCCTGCTCGCCCGCGACCTGCTGGACCGGATCGACGCGCGTGCCGACGAGATGGCGGCCCTGTCGGCGCGGCTGTTCGGCTCCGACGCGGCGCGGGAGGCGATGGCGGCGTTCTTGTCGCGGCCCAAGCGCTGA
- a CDS encoding HelD family protein, with translation MTEELVEQEIAAEQEFVDRVHRQLADAGKAAQELAREGHERGRLGHEGGLVERDAMVFQAAKRLAQLDAAHEGLVFGRLDLRPDLDPDPRYVGRIGLRDDNRDSLLIDWRAPAAAVFYQATAAEPQNVVRRRVLRSQGTTVVSVEDELLDAEGNVDDLPILGEGALMAQLSRARDRTMHSIVATIQAEQDKAIRAPSRGVTTISGGPGVGKTVVALHRAAYLLYNERRRYETGGVLVVGPSGVFMRYIERVLPSLGETAVALRSLGEVVDGVRSTRHDEPTVADVKGSARMAELMRRAARQQAPGSPAEFRLYWYDNNLVLDRGLLGRTRRQLMSQGRRNQQLPRVGRTLLDSLWRQVRSERGRDRGRELFEDDLLGNDDFLDFVAAWWPPLAAIDVLTWLRDPELLGRIGDGVLNPEEQRLLLKSWSGRTDPKDLSIEDVALLDELRYAIGDVPARTDDERDDPLTELEGNVNVQELMTASDREYAPSGRAWAPPTHSIEDDGFAHVLVDEAQDLTPMQWRMVGRRGRAASWTIVGDPAQSSWPIPAESAAARAEALAGKALHEFHLSTNYRNSSEIYAFAASYAERVGLDADLPTAVRSTGVEPRVVGPVADLEAAVREAVVEVAGQVGGTIGVVVPVARRSDVNAWLASWPELADDAPSARAAVDSSVAPSGEDRVVVLTGLDTKGLEFDAIVVVRPQEIEDESATGRSTLYVVLTRATQLLTTVS, from the coding sequence GTGACTGAAGAGCTCGTCGAGCAGGAGATCGCTGCCGAACAGGAGTTCGTCGACCGCGTCCACCGCCAGCTGGCGGACGCCGGCAAGGCGGCCCAGGAGCTGGCCCGTGAGGGTCACGAGCGCGGCCGGCTCGGCCACGAGGGTGGCCTGGTCGAGCGCGACGCGATGGTGTTCCAGGCCGCCAAGCGGCTGGCTCAGCTCGACGCCGCCCACGAGGGCCTCGTCTTCGGGCGCCTCGACCTGCGGCCCGACCTCGACCCCGACCCGCGCTACGTCGGCCGCATCGGGCTGCGCGACGACAACCGCGACTCCCTGCTCATCGACTGGCGCGCCCCCGCCGCCGCGGTGTTCTACCAGGCGACCGCGGCCGAGCCGCAGAACGTCGTACGCCGTCGGGTGCTGCGCTCGCAGGGCACCACCGTGGTCAGCGTCGAGGACGAGCTGCTCGACGCCGAGGGCAACGTCGACGACCTGCCGATCCTCGGCGAGGGGGCCCTGATGGCCCAGCTGTCGCGCGCCCGCGACCGCACCATGCACTCCATCGTCGCGACCATCCAGGCCGAGCAGGACAAGGCGATCCGGGCGCCCTCGCGGGGCGTCACGACCATCTCCGGTGGTCCCGGCGTCGGCAAGACCGTCGTCGCGCTGCACCGCGCGGCCTACCTGCTCTACAACGAGCGCCGCCGCTACGAGACCGGCGGCGTGCTCGTCGTGGGGCCCAGCGGCGTCTTCATGCGCTACATCGAGCGGGTGCTGCCCTCGCTCGGCGAGACCGCCGTCGCGCTCCGCTCGCTCGGCGAGGTCGTCGACGGGGTCCGCTCGACGCGCCACGACGAGCCGACGGTCGCCGACGTCAAGGGCTCGGCCCGGATGGCCGAGCTGATGCGCCGCGCCGCGCGGCAGCAGGCGCCCGGCAGCCCGGCGGAGTTCCGGCTCTACTGGTACGACAACAACCTGGTCCTCGACCGCGGGCTCCTGGGCCGCACCCGGCGCCAGCTGATGTCGCAGGGTCGCCGCAACCAGCAGCTCCCGCGGGTCGGCCGCACCCTGCTCGACTCCCTGTGGCGCCAGGTGCGCAGCGAGCGGGGCCGGGACCGGGGGCGCGAGCTCTTCGAGGACGACCTGCTCGGCAACGACGACTTCCTCGACTTCGTCGCCGCCTGGTGGCCTCCGCTCGCGGCCATCGACGTGCTGACCTGGCTGCGCGACCCCGAGCTGCTCGGACGCATCGGCGACGGGGTGCTGAACCCCGAGGAGCAGCGCCTGCTGCTCAAGTCGTGGTCGGGTCGCACCGACCCCAAGGACCTGTCTATCGAGGACGTCGCGCTGCTCGACGAGCTGCGCTACGCCATCGGCGACGTCCCCGCCCGCACCGACGACGAGCGCGACGACCCGCTGACCGAGCTCGAGGGCAACGTCAACGTGCAGGAGCTGATGACGGCCTCCGACCGCGAGTACGCCCCGTCCGGTCGCGCCTGGGCCCCGCCCACCCACTCCATCGAGGACGACGGGTTCGCCCACGTGCTCGTCGACGAGGCGCAGGACCTCACCCCGATGCAGTGGCGGATGGTCGGTCGTCGCGGCCGCGCGGCCTCCTGGACCATCGTCGGCGACCCCGCGCAGTCCTCCTGGCCGATCCCCGCCGAGTCGGCGGCAGCGCGCGCCGAGGCGCTGGCGGGCAAGGCGCTCCACGAGTTCCACCTGTCGACCAACTACCGCAACAGCTCCGAGATCTACGCCTTCGCGGCGTCGTACGCCGAGCGCGTCGGGCTCGACGCCGACCTGCCCACCGCGGTGCGCTCGACCGGGGTCGAGCCGCGCGTCGTGGGCCCGGTCGCCGACCTCGAGGCCGCCGTGCGCGAGGCGGTCGTCGAGGTCGCCGGCCAGGTCGGCGGCACCATCGGCGTCGTGGTGCCCGTGGCCCGGCGCTCCGACGTCAACGCCTGGCTGGCCTCCTGGCCCGAGCTCGCCGACGACGCACCCTCCGCTCGCGCCGCGGTCGACTCCTCGGTCGCGCCGTCCGGCGAGGACCGGGTGGTCGTGCTCACCGGCCTCGACACCAAGGGCCTGGAGTTCGACGCGATCGTCGTCGTCCGGCCCCAGGAGATCGAGGACGAGTCGGCCACCGGTCGCTCGACGCTCTACGTCGTGCTCACGCGCGCCACGCAGCTGCTCACCACGGTCAGCTGA